The window CCGTCACGCTGACCGACTACGGGCTCACCCTGCTCTGCGCCTTTCTGGTCTGGCGCGCTCGCTCGCACGTGCGGGCCGACCTGCGCCCGTGGGCGATGGGGCTCTTCGCCGGCTCCGGCGCCGCGGCCCTCTTCGGCGGCACGGTGCATGGCTTCTTCGGGGACGCCGCGACCCTCGGATACCGCGTCCTGTGGCCGGCCACGATCCTCACGGTCGGCGCGACCGGGCTCGCGGCCTGGGGACTGGGCGCCCGCGTCGGTGGCCAGGCGACAGGTGCACGGTGGGTCACGCGAATCGCGGGGCTCGCGTACGTCGCCTACGTCGCCGTCGTGCTGGCCGGGTGGCAGGCGTTCGCCGTCGCGGTCGCCTTCTATCTGCCCGCCGTCATCTATCTCACGGTGCGCTTCGCGCTCGCCTATCGCCGCCGGCCCACCGCGAGCCGGCGGCGGGCGCTGATCGGCTTCGGGCTCACCTTCGCGGCGGCCGCCATCCAGCAACTGCAGATCCCGATCCACCCGGTGTGGTTCGACCACAACGCGCTGTACCACGTCGTGCAGGCGGCGGCGTTCGTCCTGCTCTTTCTGGGCGTGAGCGGCGAAGAGTAACGATGCTTCTCCAACGTCAGGGGTGTGCCATGCGTGCCGCGATCTTCCCCACCTCCCGGGTCCTCGCCGCGGGGTCCGTCCTCTCCGTCATCCTCTCCGTTGCCCTCTCCACCGGATTGGACGCCCAGGAGGGCCGGCCGATGACGGTCGAGGATGTCCTCGCCCTCAGGAGCCTCTCGCAGATCTCCGTGAGTCCGGACGGACGGTGGGTGGCCTACGTCGTCACGGAACGGGACATGGAGGAGGACCGCCAGGAGACCGACGTGTGGGTCGTGCCCACGGCGGGAGGCCCGGCCGCTGCCCGCCAGCTCACGTTCCGTCCCGGTTCCGACGATGCGCCGGTCTGGCACCCGTCGGGGGAATGGCTCGCCTTCTCCTCGGACCGGGAGGGCGTCAGGCAGGTCTACGGTATCCGGCCCGACGGTGGCGAGGCGTGGCAGGTGACGTCCCACGAGACCTCGGTCGGCGGCTTCCGCTTCGCGCCCAATGGCCGGCGGCTCGGTTTCGTGGCGAGCCCGCCCGCGACGGAGGCGGACCGCGAACTCGAGGAGGTGCGCGGGCGCCCGATGGTGTGGGATTCGGTCTACACGGACCAGTGGTCGCGCCTCCACGTCGCCGAACTCGAGGACGACGTGGCCGCCGAGGGCGTGAGATGGTCGCCGGACGGTCTCCACGTGGTGTCTTTCGTATGGTCCCCGGATTCGCGAGCCGTGGCCTTCGGCGCGCGGTCGTCGCCGGTGCTGAGGACGACGTACTACGGTGCGACGTACGTGCAGGAGGGGGCGTCAGCGGAGGCCCGGAGCGTCACGTCGATGCCGGGCGGGGAGAATCCGGTGGCGTGGGACGATGCGTCGGGCCTCGTCGTGTCCGGAACGGGGCAACTGCTCGGGACCTTCAATCGACAACTCTGGCGGGTGCCGTTCGACGAGGCCGGCGCCGCGCTGGAGCCCGTGTCGCTCACGGCCGGTCTGGACGCGAACGCGAACCTCGTCCACATCGATGGTGCGCAGCTCATCGTCTCGGCGGCCCGACGCACGGGAGCCGCCGTGTACCGGATTCCGCTCGCCAACGGCGACGCCACAGGTCCTCCGGGCGATCTGGCTGACGGCCCGCATTACTACTCCGGCGCCTCCGCGTCGGCGGACGGGCGCTGGCTCGCGTTCACCGCCGAGGACGGCATGGCGCCGCCGGACCTCTTCATCACTCCGATGGATTCCTTTCGCCCCGAGCGCCTGACCGACCTGAATCCGCAGGTGGCCGACCTCGCGCTCGGCGAACAGCGGGTCGAGTCGTGGCCTTCGCGCGCCGGAGGCGAGGACATCGAAGGCGTTCTCACCCTTCCCGTCGGGTACGAGGAGGGGGACCGCGTCCCGATGGTCCTCGTGATCCACGGGGGGCCGTCCGGCATCTCATCCGACCGCTTCAACGCGACGCGTGGCGCTTACCCGGTACAGGTCTACGCGGGCATGGGCTTCGCCGTCCTGCAGCCGAACTACCGGGGGTCGAGCGGCTACGGGGAGCGCTTTCGCGGTCTCAACCGCGGCGACATCTCCGGCCGGGATTGGGTCGACATCGACTCCGGCGTGGACGCCATGGTCGAGCGCGGGATCGCGGATCCCGACCGGCTCGCCGTGAGCGGATGGAGCTTCGGAGGGCACCACACCTATTGGGGCATCACGCAGACCGACCGCTTCAGGGCTGCGAGCGCGGGCGCCGGCGCGAACGACCTCATCTCCATGTATTCCCAGACGGACATCCCCGAGTTCTACCACACCTACCTGGGCCCGAAGCCGTGGGAGGACTGGGACTTGTACGAGGAGCGCTCCGCCTACCGTCATGTTGAAAACGTGACGACACCGCTCCTGATCCAGGTGGGTGAGAGGGACGAGAGGGTACCGGCGGAACAGAGCATCCAGTTCTTCGAGGCCGTCCGCGCCATCGGTAAAGCGCCGACGACGCTCGTCCTTTATCCGGATCAACCACATGGGGTTAGATCTCCGCGTCTCCAGCGCGATCTCATGTCGAGAAACGTGGAATGGCTCAGGCGGTGGGTCCTGGAGCCGGAGGCGCTGGTTCCGTAGGGGCCCGCCGGGCGGCTACGTTGATTAGCGGCATGAACGAACGCCTGTGGAGGAGGAGGGTCATGCGACGGCCCCGTCCGGGTCTGTGCGGTCTCGCGCTGGCAGCGAGCGTGCTTGCGGTGCCCGGCCACGCCGCGGCTCAGGATGAACCCGAGGTCACCGAAGCCGGTCTCGCGCGCGGCGAGCTGTTCTACCAGGCCCACTGCGGCCGGTGCCACGGAATGCTCGGCCACGGGGGCGAGGGGCCCAATCTGGCCCGCCCCACCCTGCCCCGCGCGCCCGACCACGAGTCGCTCGTGCAGGTGATCCGGAGCGGGATCCCCGGTACCGGCATGCCCGGGACGAGGTCCAACCTGGTGTCGGATCTGGAGGTCGACCTCGTGGCCGCCTACGTCCGCACGCTGGGGCAGGACGCCGTCATGGAGGTCTCGGGTGACGCCACGCGCGGGCGGGAAGTGTTCGCCACCGCCGGCGACTGCTACTCATGCCACGTCGTCGACGGCCGCGGGACAGGGATCGGCCCCGAACTCACGGGCATCGGGCTGCGGCGCGGGGTCGACTACCTCTACGCGTCTCTGCGGACGCCCGACTCGGAGCTGCCGGTCTCGCGGCGAGGCATCCTGCGGGGGTTCAGGGGATACCTGCCGATCCGCGCGGTCACGCGCGAGGGCCGCGTCATCACGGGCATGCGCGTGAACGAGGATGCCTTCACGATCCAGTTGCGGTCGATCTCCGGCCGCACGGTCTCGCTTCGCAAGGAAGATCTCGTGGAACTCGAGAAGCAGTTCGATCACTCCCTGATGCCCGCCGTGGAGGAGATGACGGAAGCGGACATCGACGATCTCGTCGCCTTCCTCGCCGACCTCGGGGAGGGATCGTGAATCCTGGACCACGGCTTCCTTCGGCTGTCGCGGCCGGCGCGCTCGCGGCGGCGGCTCTCCTGTGCGGCGGCGCCGTCGCGGGCGTGGGCGCGCAGGTACCGTTCGAGCGCCTCGTGAACGCGGACGACGAGCCGCACAACTGGTTCACGTACTCGGGCAACTACGCCTCGCACCGCTTCTCCGCGCTCGACGAGATCCATCGCGGCAACGTCGGCGACCTCAAGGTGATCTGGGCCTACCAGATGAGCGGCGGGCTCATCGAGACGACGCCGGTCGTGGTGGACGGCGTGATGTACGTGACGGAGCCGCCGAGCAACGTGAGCGCGCTCGACGCGCGCAGCGGGCGCCGCCTCTGGCACTGGTCGGCGGAAGTTCCCGCCTCGACGAAGAACATCGGCTTCCCGCGCGTGAACCGTGGCGTCGCCATCCTCGACGAGACGGTGTTCGTGGGCACGCTCGACGCCCGCCTCGTGGCGCTCGACGCAGGCTCCGGCGCGCTCCGCTGGGAGGTGGACGTCGCGGACAACTTCCTCGGCTTCTCGATCACGACAGCGCCGCTCGCACTCGACGGCAAAGTCATCGTCGGCGTGTCGGGCGCGGAGGCCGGCGCGAACGGCTTCGTCGACGCCTACGACCCCGAGACCGGAACTCTCCTCTGGCGCACGTTCACGATCCCGCGGCCGGGCGAGCCGGGGAGCGAGACGTGGGGTGGCGACAGCTGGGAGCACGGTGGCGGCTCCACCTGGCTCACCGGCTCCTACGACCCGGAACTCGATCTCCTGTACTGGCCGACGGGCAACCCCGCACCCGACTGGAACGGGGACCTGAGGCCCGGGGACAACCTGTATACGAATTCCATCCTCGCCCTCGATCCCGACACGGGCGAGATGCAGTGGTACTTCCAGTACACGCCGCACGACACGCACGACTGGGACGCGAATCAGATCCAGGTGCTGGTGGACGCCGAATGGGAGGGCGAGCCCCGAAAGCTGCTCGTGACCGCGAACCGGAACGCCTTCTATTACGTGCTCGACCGCGAGACGGGCGAGTTCCTGCACGGCCTGGAGTACTCGAAGCAGACGTGGGCCGAGGGCCTCGACGAGCACGGCCGCCCGATCGTAATTCCCGGCACCGAGCCCACGGAGGAAGGGAACCTGGTCTGGCCCAGCCTCCAGGGGGCGGCGAACTGGTTCAGCCCTTCGTACAGCCCGGACACGGGGCTCTTCTACCAGGCGACCCGGATCATGGGGGCCGTCTACTACAAGGCCGAGGTCGAATACGAGCCCGGCCAGCCGTTTCTCGGCGGCGGCGAGCAGGCGCTGTCCGGCGACGAGGCGAGCGGCGCCGTGAAGGCGCTCGACGCGCTCACGGGGGAGCTGCGGTGGGAGTTCCCGCTCCTGTCCCCCCCGTGGGCCGGCGTGATGGCTACGCGAGGCGGCCTCGTCTTCGGCGGAAGCAACGAGGGCAACATCTTCGCCCTCGACGCGGAAACGGGAGAGGCGTTGTGGGACTTCCAGGCGGGCGCCGGCGTCCGCACCAACCCCATGTCGTTCGAGGTGGACGGGGAGCAGCGAATCGTGACCGCCGCGGGCGGAGTCCTCTGGGTATTCGGACTCCCCTAGTGTGTTTGGGAACAGCGCCGGGCGAACAGGCCGGCGACTTGAGCAGGAGGCCGTGATGACATTCAGGAACCGTCTTTACATGCAGCCGCCGCGACGTCGCGGCATACCGGCCACGGTGTTCCTCGGAGCAGCGTTGCTGCCAGCGGCGGTATCCGCCCAGGCGCAGTCGTCGCTCCCGCCTCCACCCAGCGTCGAAGAGATCGACGCGTGGGTCGAGGACGCCATGGCGCGGTGGGAAGTGCCCGGGCTGGGGCTGGCCATCGTGTACGAGGGCGAGCGCTACCTGTCCGCCGGCTACGGTGTGCGCGAGCTGGGTCGGGACACGCCGGTGGACGGAGGGACGCTGTTCAGCATTGGCTCCTGCTCGAAGGCGTTCGGGGCCGCGACCATCGCCTCGCTGGTCGAAGAGGGGAAACTGCGCTGGGACGACCGCATCACGGACCACATCCCGTGGTTCCGTCTCCACGACCCGTGGACGACGCGCGAGATCCGCGTGCGGGACATCGTGACGCACCGTGTCGGGACCGGGAGCAATCAGCCGCTGCGCCCCCTGGTCACCGACAGGCGCGACTATCTCATGCGAATTCCCCACACCGATCCGGACCACGCGTTCCGCG is drawn from Candidatus Palauibacter australiensis and contains these coding sequences:
- a CDS encoding PQQ-dependent dehydrogenase, methanol/ethanol family; the protein is MNPGPRLPSAVAAGALAAAALLCGGAVAGVGAQVPFERLVNADDEPHNWFTYSGNYASHRFSALDEIHRGNVGDLKVIWAYQMSGGLIETTPVVVDGVMYVTEPPSNVSALDARSGRRLWHWSAEVPASTKNIGFPRVNRGVAILDETVFVGTLDARLVALDAGSGALRWEVDVADNFLGFSITTAPLALDGKVIVGVSGAEAGANGFVDAYDPETGTLLWRTFTIPRPGEPGSETWGGDSWEHGGGSTWLTGSYDPELDLLYWPTGNPAPDWNGDLRPGDNLYTNSILALDPDTGEMQWYFQYTPHDTHDWDANQIQVLVDAEWEGEPRKLLVTANRNAFYYVLDRETGEFLHGLEYSKQTWAEGLDEHGRPIVIPGTEPTEEGNLVWPSLQGAANWFSPSYSPDTGLFYQATRIMGAVYYKAEVEYEPGQPFLGGGEQALSGDEASGAVKALDALTGELRWEFPLLSPPWAGVMATRGGLVFGGSNEGNIFALDAETGEALWDFQAGAGVRTNPMSFEVDGEQRIVTAAGGVLWVFGLP
- a CDS encoding S9 family peptidase: MLLQRQGCAMRAAIFPTSRVLAAGSVLSVILSVALSTGLDAQEGRPMTVEDVLALRSLSQISVSPDGRWVAYVVTERDMEEDRQETDVWVVPTAGGPAAARQLTFRPGSDDAPVWHPSGEWLAFSSDREGVRQVYGIRPDGGEAWQVTSHETSVGGFRFAPNGRRLGFVASPPATEADRELEEVRGRPMVWDSVYTDQWSRLHVAELEDDVAAEGVRWSPDGLHVVSFVWSPDSRAVAFGARSSPVLRTTYYGATYVQEGASAEARSVTSMPGGENPVAWDDASGLVVSGTGQLLGTFNRQLWRVPFDEAGAALEPVSLTAGLDANANLVHIDGAQLIVSAARRTGAAVYRIPLANGDATGPPGDLADGPHYYSGASASADGRWLAFTAEDGMAPPDLFITPMDSFRPERLTDLNPQVADLALGEQRVESWPSRAGGEDIEGVLTLPVGYEEGDRVPMVLVIHGGPSGISSDRFNATRGAYPVQVYAGMGFAVLQPNYRGSSGYGERFRGLNRGDISGRDWVDIDSGVDAMVERGIADPDRLAVSGWSFGGHHTYWGITQTDRFRAASAGAGANDLISMYSQTDIPEFYHTYLGPKPWEDWDLYEERSAYRHVENVTTPLLIQVGERDERVPAEQSIQFFEAVRAIGKAPTTLVLYPDQPHGVRSPRLQRDLMSRNVEWLRRWVLEPEALVP
- a CDS encoding c-type cytochrome encodes the protein MRRPRPGLCGLALAASVLAVPGHAAAQDEPEVTEAGLARGELFYQAHCGRCHGMLGHGGEGPNLARPTLPRAPDHESLVQVIRSGIPGTGMPGTRSNLVSDLEVDLVAAYVRTLGQDAVMEVSGDATRGREVFATAGDCYSCHVVDGRGTGIGPELTGIGLRRGVDYLYASLRTPDSELPVSRRGILRGFRGYLPIRAVTREGRVITGMRVNEDAFTIQLRSISGRTVSLRKEDLVELEKQFDHSLMPAVEEMTEADIDDLVAFLADLGEGS